Proteins found in one Desulfovibrio sp. genomic segment:
- a CDS encoding excisionase family DNA-binding protein, producing the protein MEDTKNKGRRLNWQQACELLGCGKTRFYALIHKGMLPAYRVAGGKRGLWVYENECRGLVQCITPVRPKDEARL; encoded by the coding sequence ATGGAAGACACAAAAAACAAGGGTCGGCGGCTTAACTGGCAGCAGGCTTGTGAACTTTTGGGTTGTGGAAAGACAAGGTTTTATGCACTGATTCACAAAGGGATGCTGCCAGCATACAGGGTTGCAGGTGGCAAACGCGGTTTGTGGGTGTATGAAAATGAGTGTCGGGGACTGGTGCAGTGTATAACACCAGTGCGCCCTAAAGATGAAGCTAGATTGTGA
- a CDS encoding terminase gpA endonuclease subunit encodes MSQATLLPLPPVESRKHISTAIPAWFPPFLREAVNGLTQNGGKINFAFSRGEQQVMRRRRPIPVSQWAEKYRMVEMSAIPGRWHNLFTPYLVGIMDTMAHPGVETAIVCKSPQTGGSEAGHNFVGYCIDRSPGPVMYVYPDELTARENAKDRIIPMIQASPRLREYMTGYGDDASSLRINLMHMPIYLGWSGSVSRLGNKPIRVLILDELDKYKDPKNEATSEALAEMRVTTWRRRGRSHVMKVSTPTTPEGAIWRAFTEEAQGRLDYWVRCPHCGMYQLMQFERITWPGKDTDAEPDAEAVLAQRLATYPCEHCGTVWDDNDRDRAVRGGEWRERDSGLDLPSYLASARPTKVGFHIPAWISFFVSLSDVARQALKYTQTGNTDELKKLQNQYKALPWVVEHAARSEDAILTLCDDRPRGKVPGFVDGKPRVSMLLSSVDTQQSHFRYVIRAFGFGDQEESWLVQSGVAETLSAIDEIMWGTRYLDVDGREYMVRACMMDAMGGRTAEIYRYAVRHRGRVYPWQGVQSMTQPYTPTPQEYYPGQKGEKLRIPGGINLWRCDTTFFKDDLSGKLSINPNDPGAFHLHSNEKRELEEYAREMCAEAYDDQKHAWVNQHQRANHYWDCEVMCKALAYILNVRNTRPPVAEKKRKTVDAVRGGAQGISGMIGNYRS; translated from the coding sequence ATGAGCCAAGCAACCCTGCTGCCTTTGCCGCCAGTTGAAAGCCGCAAGCACATCAGCACGGCCATTCCAGCATGGTTTCCTCCATTCTTGCGCGAGGCTGTCAACGGCCTCACGCAGAATGGTGGCAAGATCAATTTTGCTTTTTCGCGTGGCGAGCAGCAGGTCATGCGGCGGCGCAGGCCCATACCCGTGAGCCAGTGGGCCGAAAAATACCGCATGGTTGAAATGTCGGCCATCCCCGGTCGCTGGCACAACCTGTTTACGCCCTACCTTGTGGGCATCATGGACACAATGGCTCACCCCGGCGTGGAAACTGCCATTGTGTGCAAAAGCCCGCAAACTGGTGGCTCAGAGGCAGGCCACAACTTCGTGGGCTACTGCATAGACCGAAGCCCCGGCCCGGTCATGTACGTCTACCCTGACGAACTCACCGCGCGCGAGAACGCCAAAGACCGTATTATCCCCATGATTCAGGCTTCTCCACGCCTGCGCGAGTACATGACCGGCTACGGTGACGATGCAAGCAGCCTGCGCATCAACCTCATGCACATGCCCATTTACCTTGGCTGGTCTGGTTCGGTTTCGCGCCTGGGCAACAAGCCCATCCGGGTGCTCATTCTTGACGAGCTGGACAAGTACAAAGACCCCAAGAACGAGGCCACATCCGAGGCGCTGGCAGAAATGCGCGTCACGACTTGGCGCAGGCGCGGGCGCTCTCACGTCATGAAGGTCAGCACGCCCACCACGCCAGAGGGCGCAATCTGGCGCGCCTTTACCGAGGAGGCACAGGGGCGGCTGGATTATTGGGTGCGCTGCCCGCACTGTGGCATGTACCAACTCATGCAGTTTGAGCGCATCACATGGCCCGGCAAGGATACGGACGCTGAACCGGATGCCGAAGCCGTGCTTGCGCAGCGCCTTGCCACCTACCCCTGCGAACATTGCGGCACGGTGTGGGACGACAACGACAGGGATAGGGCCGTGCGTGGCGGCGAATGGCGCGAGCGTGATAGTGGTCTTGACCTGCCGTCCTACCTTGCCTCGGCCCGCCCCACAAAGGTCGGGTTCCACATCCCCGCGTGGATCTCTTTTTTCGTCAGTCTCTCCGATGTGGCACGTCAGGCGCTCAAATACACGCAGACAGGCAACACGGACGAACTGAAAAAGCTGCAAAACCAGTACAAGGCCTTGCCTTGGGTGGTGGAGCACGCCGCCCGCAGCGAGGATGCAATTCTGACCCTTTGCGATGACCGCCCGCGAGGCAAGGTCCCCGGCTTTGTGGACGGCAAGCCGCGCGTGTCAATGCTGCTATCCAGCGTGGACACGCAGCAGAGCCACTTCCGTTATGTGATTCGCGCTTTCGGCTTTGGAGATCAGGAGGAAAGCTGGCTCGTGCAGTCTGGTGTGGCAGAAACCCTGTCGGCCATAGACGAAATCATGTGGGGGACCCGCTATCTGGATGTGGACGGTCGCGAATACATGGTGCGAGCCTGCATGATGGACGCCATGGGCGGGCGCACGGCAGAGATTTACCGTTATGCTGTGCGGCATCGTGGCCGCGTGTATCCGTGGCAGGGTGTGCAGTCCATGACACAGCCCTACACCCCCACGCCGCAGGAATATTACCCAGGGCAGAAGGGCGAAAAACTCCGCATACCGGGCGGCATCAATCTGTGGCGCTGCGACACCACGTTTTTCAAGGATGATCTGTCCGGCAAGCTCAGCATCAACCCCAATGACCCAGGCGCCTTTCACCTGCACAGCAACGAGAAACGTGAGCTGGAAGAATACGCCCGCGAAATGTGCGCCGAGGCCTATGACGATCAAAAACATGCGTGGGTGAATCAGCATCAGCGGGCAAACCACTATTGGGACTGCGAGGTTATGTGCAAGGCGCTGGCCTACATACTCAACGTCCGCAATACGCGGCCCCCGGTGGCAGAGAAGAAACGCAAAACTGTAGACGCTGTGCGCGGTGGAGCGCAGGGCATATCTGGAATGATTGGAAACTACAGGAGTTGA
- a CDS encoding DUF488 family protein → MITTSYFSGKSPKSRRVCIAKRAPFWHGPVAKLFVPSNPWAEDWQGSFRADLVQRFSAASVLADYLRQIEAETPDAILCCFESNPEECHRRVLAAYIQEQLGEIVPEWVDTSPKQGSLLG, encoded by the coding sequence ATGATTACAACGTCTTATTTTTCAGGAAAATCGCCAAAATCCCGCCGCGTCTGCATAGCCAAGCGGGCGCCGTTCTGGCACGGGCCTGTGGCCAAGCTCTTTGTGCCGTCCAACCCATGGGCGGAAGACTGGCAAGGCTCTTTTCGGGCGGACTTGGTGCAGAGGTTTTCTGCGGCATCAGTTTTGGCAGATTACCTGCGGCAGATTGAGGCCGAAACGCCAGACGCCATCCTGTGCTGCTTCGAGAGTAATCCGGAAGAATGCCACAGGCGAGTGTTGGCGGCTTACATACAGGAACAGCTTGGCGAAATTGTGCCGGAGTGGGTGGATACAAGCCCGAAACAGGGCAGTTTGCTGGGCTGA
- a CDS encoding iron receptor, which translates to MQNGLSAKELRKIERECRALARDVVQQQYAVYDEIWYGRIRLSPAVEEHGREVVTELIRIMPNLLVRSGTACPIDLVAERYGFETTSDLIDYLLAYTPRGPKVSQLCDQLLEERLAALRPASVDEVPF; encoded by the coding sequence ATGCAAAACGGATTGAGTGCAAAGGAATTGCGAAAAATTGAGCGGGAATGCCGCGCACTGGCGCGGGACGTGGTGCAGCAACAGTACGCCGTCTATGACGAAATCTGGTATGGCCGCATCCGGCTCAGCCCTGCGGTAGAGGAGCACGGCAGGGAAGTGGTGACGGAACTTATCCGTATCATGCCCAACCTGTTGGTACGCAGCGGCACCGCCTGCCCCATCGACCTTGTAGCAGAGCGCTACGGCTTTGAAACCACGTCAGACCTGATTGATTACCTGCTGGCCTACACGCCGCGAGGCCCAAAGGTGAGCCAGCTTTGCGACCAATTGCTTGAAGAACGCCTCGCCGCCCTGCGGCCCGCGAGTGTTGATGAAGTCCCGTTTTAG
- a CDS encoding alanyl-tRNA synthetase produces the protein MRQIFRTRLSRIMVGAWTLARQGAERFGGTAFLYFPVALHLVWLEEQRVHTRWRSGIGNQFVLPGVEMLQKVTRGQLCLPGIEK, from the coding sequence ATGAGGCAAATATTTCGCACGCGGCTCTCCCGCATCATGGTTGGCGCATGGACTCTGGCGCGGCAGGGCGCAGAGCGGTTCGGCGGCACGGCATTTCTGTATTTTCCCGTGGCCCTGCATCTGGTCTGGCTGGAAGAACAGCGGGTGCATACCCGCTGGCGGTCTGGCATCGGCAACCAGTTTGTGCTGCCGGGGGTGGAAATGCTGCAAAAGGTCACGCGCGGGCAGCTCTGCCTGCCCGGCATAGAAAAATAA